The Poseidonibacter lekithochrous region GGAAGACATTTAAGTCTTCCCCTTTTTTTATGTAGTAAATATTACTCAGAAATTCCAGAAACGATTTTGTAAGTATCGTTAGCAATAACGTACTCTTCATTTGTAGGAATAACAAAAATTCTACCAGATGAACCATTAGTAGAGATATCTCTAGCTTCACCAGATCTTTTGTTATTTTTAGTTGGGTCAATATTTAATCCCATGTAATCTAAACCAGCACAAACTTTTTCTCTGATTAATGCAGCATTTTCACCAATACCACCTGTGAAACATAATGCATCAACACCATCAAGTGCAGCAGCATAAGATCCAACATATTTTTTAATAATGTAAGCAATCATATCAACAGTTAATCTACATCTATCATCACCATCTTCCATACCTTCAAGAACTTCTCTTAAGTCAGAAGATTTTCCAGAAATACCAACGATACCTGATTTTTTGTTAAGTACGTTTAACATTTCTTGGATATCCCATTTTTCAGTATCCATCATGTATTGAATAGCACCTGCACCAATATCACCAGATCTAGTTCCCATCATTAAACCTTGAACTGGAGTAAGACCCATTGAAGTATCAATACATTTACCATCAAAGATAGCAGAAACAGAAGAACCATTTCCTAAGTGACAAACAATAATTCTAGTATTATGTTTTTTATCTAACATATTTCTAGCTTCATTTGATACGAAGTAGTGAGATGTACCATGGAATCCATATTTTCTAACACCATTTTTAGTGTATTGATCATAAGGAAGTGGATACATATATGCGTAATCAGGCATAGTTTGGTGGAATGCAGTATCAAATACAGCTACATTTGGTTTACCTGGCATTAATTGTGCACAGATTTCCATACCCATAATGTTTGCTGGGTTATGTAATGGAGCTAAAGGTATTAATTCTTTCATTTTATCAATTACTTTATCTGTAACCATAACAGAACCAGCAAAGTCTTCCCCACCATGTACTGCTCTATGTCCGATTGCTTCAATATCATCAATAGAGTTAATAACTTTACCTTCACCTTCAGTTAATGTTTTTAATACTAACTCAATTGCTTCCTTGTGAGTTGGCATAGAAACTTCTAATTTAACTTTTTGATCTTCACCAAATTCGTGTTTTAAAACACCATCAATTCCGATTCTTTCACATAGTCCTACTGCTAAAACTTCCTTGTTTACTGGATTCATTAATTGATACTTTAATGATGAACTTCCTGCGTTTAAAATAAATACTAACATACTTCTGCTTCCTTTTGTTTAGTTATATTAAAATTATTTGATTTGAGTTGCAGTAATTGCAACTAAATTAGCGATATCTTCTACTGAACATCCTCTAGATAAGTCATTAACAGGTTTTGCTAAACCTTGAACAACTGGTCCATGAGCTTGTGCTCCTGCGAATCTTTGTACTAATTTATATCCAATATTTCCAGACTGTAAGTCAGGGAATACTAATACATTTGCTTTTCCAGCTACTTCTGAACCTGGTGCTTTTTTAGCTCCAATTGCTTCAACGATTGCTGCATCTGCTTGCATTTCACCATCAAAAGAGAAATCAACATTTCTTTCTTCTAATAAATCAACTGCAAATTGTACTTTATCAACTAATGGGTGCTTAGCACTCCCTTTTGTTGAGAAAGATAACATAGCAACTCTAGGATCAAGTCCAACCACTGAACTAGCTGTTGCTGCTGTTGCACAAGCGATATCTGCTAATTGCTCAGCATTAGGCTCAGGAATTACTGCACAGTCTGCAAATAAAATAAGACCATTGTCTCCAAATTTACCGTCAGCTGTTTCCATAATAAACGCAGATGATACTGTGTTAATACCAGGAGCTGTTTTGATTACATGAATTGCTGCTTTTAATACATCAGCAGTTGGTGAATTAGAACCTGCAACTAAACCGTCTGCATCTCCAAGTCTTACCATCATACAACCAAAGAATCTTGGCTCAGTAGTCATGATTTCAGTAGCTTCTTCTCTAGATAAACCTTTTTTCTTTCTTAATTCAACTAATTCATCTATATATGTATCAATCTTATCAAATTTCTTAGGATCAATAATTGTTGCTCCATCAATAAATGCACCACAAGCTGCTGCATCAGCTTTAATAGTTTCTTCATTTCCAATTAATACAACATTTGCTGTTTTCTCATCTAAAACTTGTTGAGCAGCTTTTAATACTCTCTCATCTTCAGACTCTGGAAGAACAATTGTTCTTAACTGTAATTTTGCTTTTTCTTTAATGCTTTCAATTAAACCCATTTAAGTTATCCTTTCTAGTTTAAAACTTGTGAAAGATTATAATTCAAAACCGTAGCATATAAGTAGCATAGGTTTATAATCTTATTCAAGTTATATTGTATATTATATTTTTCGAAAAGTACATAAAATATACATTAAATTTGCAAAATATTTAAAATGTGCATAATTGTAATAAAATAGGGTGTTTATAGGGTTTTAAGGGATATTGTCAAGGTGATAATGTACTAAAGTTGTACGTGATGTTTAAAATTTAAGCGTTATTGATTTCTATTAACAAAAGCTGTTACGCTTTTGTTAAATTGTAAGTATCTTTAGCAATTACTAATTCTTCATTAGTAGGAATTACAAAGATTTTTGTCTTAGATGTTTCTTTATTGATTTCTCTATTTTGATCGTTTCTTACTTGATTTTTTTCATTGTCAATTTCAACTCCCATAAATTCTAAACCAGAACAAACTCTTTCTCTAATTAAATCTGCATTTTCACCAATTCCAGCAGTGAAACAAATTGCATCTACACCTTCAAGCATTCCTGCATATGAACAAATGTATTTTTTAATTCTATTACATTTCATATCAATAGTTGTATTAGCTCTTTCATCACCATTTGCAGCAGCTTCAATAATTTCTCTTAAATCAGAAGAAATTCCAGATACTCCAAGTAAACCAGATTTTTTATTTAAATAGTTAGTCATTTCATTTGCACTCATATCTTTTCTTTCCATTAAGTAAGAAATAACAGCTGGGTCTAAATCTCCAGATCTAGTACCCATCATTAGACCTTCAAGTGGAGTAAGTCCCATTGAAGTATCAATTGATTTTCCATCTCTAACTGCACAAATTGAAGAACCATTTCCTAAGTGACAAACAATAACTTTAGAATCTTCTTTATTTAACATTTGTTTTGCTTGATCTGATACATAGAAGTGAGAAGTTCCATGGAATCCATATTTTCTAACTTTATGTTCTTTATAATCTTCATATGGAACTGCATACATAAATGAACTAGCTGGCATAGTTTGGTGGAATGCTGTATCAAATACTGCTACATTTGGTTTTGTAGGCATTAATTCTTTACAAATCTCAATACCAATAATATGTGCTGGATTATGTAAAGGTGCTAATGGAATTAATTCTTTTAATTTTGAAACAACATCTTCATCAATAAGAACTGAAGTAGAGAAGTACTCTCCACCATGAACAACTCTATGTCCAATTGAGTCAATATCTTCAATTGAGTTTATAACTTTATTTTCACCTTGTGTTAAAACATCTAAAACAATTTCAATTGCCTCTTTATGTGTAGGCATATCTAAATCTTTTTTTGTTTTAGTTTCATTAGCTTCATGTACTAATCTTCCATCAATACCAATTCTTTCACAAAGTCCAGAAGCTAAAACTTCTGTAGTTTCAGGGTTCATTAATTGATACTTTAATGATGAACTACCTGCATTTAAAATAAATACTAACATTCAATAAATCCTTATATTTTTTTTATTTTATCGACATTATATGTCATATTTATGTCAAACAAATGACATGGATCAATAAAACTACTTTATTTTTACTTTTGGTAAGTTTTTTAACTTAATAAAAATTAAAGAAGTCATTAAAGCATCATTATATGCATCATGCTTACCCATTACTGGAATATCTAAATCTTCCATAATTGTGTCGAACCTAAGATCAATATTTGCTTGAGGTATTTTTTCTATTTTATAATCATAATAAATCTCAGAAACTTCTAATGCTTTATTTGGAAGTTTAATACCAATTTTTGGTTTTAAATATTTGTTAACCATAGAAATATCAAATTCTAGGAAATAACCAACTAAAGTTCTATTTCCAATATAATCTATAAATTCTTCAATTACGTTATTAATATCATCTGCATCTTCAAGATCACACTCACGTATGTGATGAATTTTAATTGCATCTGCTTGTAGTTTTGTTTTAGGTTTTACAAATCTTACAAATTTTTTACTAGATATAACCACATTATTTTTAATAATAACTGCACCTATTGAGATAATATCATCTTTTTTAGGATCTAATCCTGTTGTCTCACAATCAAAACACACATACTCATCTTCATGTGGTTTATCAAAAAGGTAAGAATAGTTTTGATCCTTTAATCTCTTTTTACTAAAGTAGTTATTGATGATTCTAAACATAGTTCAACTTAAAATGATATTCTAGTTTTTTCTTTAGTTTATTAATGATTTTGAATGAATCTTTTAATAAATCTTTTTGCATTGTATTTAGATTATCTGGGTTGATATAGTTATCAATAACCTCGTTTTTATCAAGTTTTTCAAGATTAGATTTTAATTTTAGATTTGATAAGAAATTAAATGCCATTATTAACTCTTGTGCAAACTCATCATCAAATACACCTTGTTCTGTTAATACCTTGATTCTTTTATTTGTATTAGTATTAAATAGTTTTTTCTCTAAACTTAAAGCTCTAACACTTTGTACTAATATGAATATACCGCCTTTTTTAATATCAAGCTCATTTTTATGATCATTATTAGCACTATCAAATACAAATCCATCAAAGAATCCTAAAGGTACATCAAAATTCATAATTACTTTTGCAAAATTAGATTTGAAAGCTTGAGAATCAGCTCCAGCTTTAAATAGATACTCTTTTAATTCTAATATTATGTCAATATCCCCTGATGCACAAACTGAATCGTAGAAAATTGCTACATTCATTAAATTATCAGGATTTGGTTCATTTACCCATGAATAAATTAAATCTTTGAAATCAGATTTTCTTCTACACCAGTATGGATTTGAAACCATAATATTACCTTCGCATCTTGGAAAACCAAAATCTACTAAAGTATCTGTAAATTTGTTTGTAAATGTTTGTAACTCTTCATCTGTAATCTCACAATCATCATCAATAATTAAAGCATTATCTTGATCAGTTTTAAGAACTTGTTCTCCTCTTCCTTCACTTCCCATAACAACTAAACAAGACTTACCTTGCAGTTGAATTGGTGCAAGAATATTATAAAGTTTATTTAGAAGTTTTCTATTTAATTGATTAATTAATTTAGAAATAAATTCAATTTTTACACCTTTTGCATTAAGTGATTTAATGATTTTCATAAATGAGTGTGATGCTGCCTTTAACTCATCAACTGTTTCAGCTTTTACAATTTCATTGGATACAGCAAATGTGTTAGTCGCAAAGAAAGAAGATAAAGATATTTGATCAAGAATACCAATTATTTCGCCTTTATTATTTTTTACTACAACTCTTTTTAGACCATGTTTTGCCATTATAAGTTGAGCATTAAATAAAAAGTCATTTTCATTTACATAAACTAAACCTTTTGATGCAATTTTTACAATTTTATCATCAAAGTCCATTCTATTTAAAATTACTTTTTGTCTAAAATCTGAATCAGTAACAATATACATTTCCCCATCTTGGTCTTTTAATAATACCGTTGGTACTTTTTCTTTCTTTATTATAGTTGCTGCTTCAAAAATTGTTTTTTCAGTGTCAATAATTACAGCTGGATGTATTTGAGCATCTTTGATTTTAGCAACCATAATATTTGCCATATCTTTATTTTTTTCTTGATTGATATGATTATTAAGTTTTTGTGAAATAGTCTGAAAGAAAAAACTCTCTAATTCAGTATTTTCATGTAATGTTTTAATGAAAATTTCTCTAGGTAATGAATAACAGATAGTTTCTTGTGCAGTAATAAATGTGTGCTTTGAATAGTTTTCAACAAGTGAAATTGGATCAAATATTTCATTCTTTGAAAAAATTGAAAGTACTTCATCGTTTAATGTTTCTTGAACGATACCTTTTAATACAAAATATAAATGTGTTGGTTCACTTCCTTGTTTTTGTAAAATCTCATTTTTTTTAAAATAAACAATATCAATATTTTCCGCAAATGTTTCTAATTGAACTTTGTTCAAATGTTCAAAGGGATGAATTGATGTCAGAAAAGTTTTTTGTTCTAATATACTCATAAATATGCTTCCTATGTTTTAGTAATATACTAAATATTTATGTATATATTTTATCTAAAAATGCATAAGTAAATTATTATTAAATGAGTAAAAAAATGAAAATAAATTGCGTTTTTGTGGGAATAGTGTAAGAAAAATTGAATTTTAATAACTAGATAATAAATTTTATCAAAGGAATAAATTCCTTTGATAAATAAGTACTAGTGATCAACTGCTCCAGCTGAACCAATACCTGTATTTGCTCTAACATTTTGTGCTCTATACATTTCTTTTTCGTTTCTACCTCTTTCAGATGAATCTGTTTTAGAGAATAACCAAATTGAAACAAATGCTATAGTTACAGAGAATAAAGCAGGGTGTTTATAAGGGAATAAAGCTTCTTCATTTCCTAAAATAGAAACCCATACAATAGGTCCAACAATAACTAAAGTAATAGCAGTTAATAATCCAATTAATCCACCAATGAATGCACCTCTAGTCGTTAATCCTCTCCAGTAAATTGAAAGAAATAAAATTGGGAAGTTAGCAGATGCAGCAATACCGAATGCTAATCCAACCATGTATGCAATATTTTGCTCTTCAAATGCAATACCTAAAGTAACACCAACAATACCAACAACAACAACTGTATATCTAGAGATTTTTACAATTTGCTCATCAGTAGCTTTTGGATTAATTACATTTGAGTATAAGTCATGCGAAATTGCTGAAGCACCTGCTAAAGTAAGTCCTGAAACAACCGCTAAAATAGTTGCAAAAGCAACAGCTGAAATAAATCCTAAGAATGCATTTCCACCTAACATATGTGATAAGTGAATAGATGCCATATTATTTCCACCGAATAATTTACCATCAACAAAATACTGTGCACCATCTGCTGAGTTTAAGAATGCGATTGCACCAAAACCAACGATAGTAATAATAACCCAGAAGTAACCAACAAAACCAGTTGCATAAACAACAGATTTTCTAGCTTCTTTTGCATTACCAACAGTAAAGAATCTCATAAGTACATGTGGAAGACCAGCAGTTCCTAACATTAATGCCATACCTAATGAAATAGCAGAGATTGGGTCAGAAATAAATCCACCTGGTGCTAAAATTGATTCACCAGCACTGTGATTTTCAACAGCTTTAACTGCTAAAGATTCAAATGAGAAATCAAATGAGTAAAGAACCATTATTGCCATGAATGATACACCTGTTAATAATAAACAAGCTTTAATAATTTGTACCCAAGTAGTTGCAAGCATACCACCAAAAGTTACATAAATAATCATCATAATACCAACAAGAATTACAGCGAATTCATATTCCATACCAAATAATACTTGAATAAGTTTACCAGCTCCAACCATTTGAGCAATTAAGTATAAAACAACAACAGATAAAGTACCAAACGCAGCAAGAGTTCTAATCTCTTTTTGTCCTAATCTGTATGCAGCAATATCAGCAAATGTAAATTTACCTAAGTTTCTTAACTTCTCAGCCATGAAGAATAAAATAATTGGCCATCCAACTAAGAATGAAACAGCATAGATAACTCCATCATAACCTTTTAAGTAAATTAAACCAGATACACCAAGGAATGCAGCAGCTGACATATAATCACCAGCAATTGCTAATCCATTTTGGAAACCAGTAATTCCTCCACCAGCAGTATAGAAATCAGATGCTGATTTCGTTCTTCTTGCAGCCCATACTGTTAAACCTAAAGTAAAAACAATAAAAACAAAGAACATAATAATCGCAGGTATATTAAGTTCTCTTTTTGTTGCTTCAAAAGATGCATCTCCAGCAGCAAATGCACTTAAAGCTATAATTGAAATGATTGCTAAAATTTTTAACATTATAATAAATCCTTTACGTCTTCTTTAATATCATTAGTTAAGTCTTCAAACTCACCATTTGCTCTTTTAACATAAATAAGAGTTGTGATAAAACTAATTACTAAGATTGCTAAAGCAATAGGAAATGCTACTGTTGTAAGCCCTTCACCAATTTTTGTAGCTAATACTTCTTTGTTAAATGCAATTGTTAAAATAAATGCATAAAACATAACTAGTACAAAAATCCCAAGTTTAATACCAAAACTATTTCTTTTAGAAACTAGTTCTTGATACTTAGGATTATTTTCGATTCTTTCTACTAATTCGTCCTTCATGTTGCTTCCTTTTTTGTATAACTTAATGTGCAAGTTATCCTGTGTACTTATTTTTATATAACTATTTCTAATCTTTTATGTAGCAGTAGAATAGCAAATAAAAAAAATGTATGTTTATTATACATCCAAAAATTTACGAAAAGAAAGTATTAAATATTAAAATGTGTAAAAAATATGTTTTTTTTGTAGAAAGGTAACATAAAATACCATTATAAATTATCCTATTTAATTAATTATTTTAAGTTTTGTTTTATATATGGCTAAAATGGCTCTAAAGGATAAAAATTGTTACATAAGGTAATGTTTTTATAGTCTAATGTTACATATATGTTATATAATTTTATATAACCCTTTTATTCTATTGCTATTAATACTAATAAATAATAATAACAATGATTAATATTGCTAAGAAAATAGAAAAATGTTATTTTTTTTATGTAACTTAAATTGTAAAATAGGGATTATTTGTATATTTTGAAGGTATTAGTTTTGAGCAAGGAATCAAAGAGAGTGTACAACTCTCTTTGAAATGTACAATAAATGTACAATTAGTGATCAACAGCTCCGTCAGCTCCGATTCCAGTTTCAGCTCTAACACTTTGTGCTTCATAAGCTTTAATTTCATCTTTTGCTCTTTGCGATTTATCAGTAATTGAGAAGAACCAAATACCAATGAATGCAACAGATACTGAGAATAGTGCAGGGTGTTTATAAGGGAAAATAGCTTCAGCATTTCCTAAAACAGATACCCATACAACAGGACCTAAAATTACAAGCACTACCGCAGTAAGTAATCCTAAGAACCCACCAATGAATGCTCCTCTAGTTGTTAACTTAGACCAGTAAATTGATAAGAATAAAATTGGGAAGTTAGCAGATGCAGCAATAGCAAATGCAAGACCAACCATAAATGCAATATTTTGGTGCTCGAAAGCAATACCTAATACAACACCAACTACACCAATTGCAATTGTTGCTCTTTTTGATACAGCAATTTCTTGCTCTTCAGTAGCATTAGTATTAATAACAGATGCGTAAAGGTCATGTGAAATTGCAGATGCACCTGCAAGAGTAAGACCAGAAACAACCGCTAAAATAGTAGCAAATGCAACAGCTGAAATAAATCCTAAGAATACATTTCCACCAACAACATGTGATAAGTGAATTGCAGCCATATTATTTCCACCAAATAATTGACCATCAACAAAGTACTGTTGACCTTCTGGAGAGTTTAAGAATACAATTGCTCCAAGACCAATAATAGCAATAACTAAGTAGAAGTAACCAATAAATCCAGTTGCATAAACAACAGATTTTCTAGCTTCTTTAGCATTTCCAACAGTAAAGAATCTCATAAGAACGTGAGGTAAACCCGCAGTACCTAACATAAGAGCTAAACCAAGTGAAATTGCGGAGATTGGATCGGATATAAATCCTCCAGGCGCCATAATATCTTGACCTAACGTATGAGTTTCAACAGCTTTTGTTGCTAATGCTTCGAATGAGAATCCAAAGTGACTTAATACCATGTAACCCATGAAAGTTACACCAGAAAGTAATAATACAGCTTTAATAATTTGTACCCAAGTAGTTGCTAACATCCCACCAAAAGTAACATATACAATCATCATAATTCCAACAAGGATAACTGCATATTCATATTCTAAACCAAATAATACTTGAATTAACTTTCCAGAACCAACCATTTGAGCAATAAGATATAAAGTAACAACTGCTAAAGAACCCGCAGCAGCAAGAGATCTAATCTCTTTTTGACCTAATCTATATGCAGCAATATCAGCGAATGTAAATTTACCTAAGTTTCTTAATTTTTCAGCCATTAAGAATAAAATTACAGGCCAACCAACTAAAAATCCAACAGCATAAACTAATCCATCATAACCTTTAAGGTATACTAAACCTGAAAGACCTAAGAAAGATGCAGCTGACATGTAGTCACCCGCAATTGCCATACCATTTTGGAAACCAGAAATTCCTCCACCTGCTGTATAGAAATCACTAGCAGATTTAGTTCTTTTTGCAGCCCAGTAAGTAATAGCTAAAGTACCACCAACAAAGATAAAGAACATAATAATCGCAGGAATATTTAATTCTCTTTTAGTTGCCTCAAATGTTGCATCACCAGCAGCAAACATTGCTACAGCGAATACAGAAAGTAGTGCTAATATTTTTAACATTATAATAAATCCTTTACATCAGCTTTAATTTCATTAGTTAAATCTTCAAACTCACCGTTTGCTCTTTTAACATAAATTAATGTTGTAATGAAACTTACTACAATAATTGCAGCCGCAACTGGGAATGCAATTGTCATAACACCCTCACCAGTTAATGTTCCTAATACACTAGGATTAAATGCAATTGTTAAAATATATGCATAAAACATCACTAATACGAAAATCGATAATTTCAGGGCGAAACCACTTCTTTTCTTAACTAACTCTTGATATTTAGAGTTATTTTTGATTCGTTGTACTAACTCATCATTCATTTTTGCCTCCTTAGTTATTTTATTCGAATTAAATAATAATATTTCTTAAAGTAAAGAAACGTAGCATTTACGTAGCATTCGAATAAAAATAAGACTAATTATACATAGTAAAAATTATATTTAACCATTATTAGTGTATTTTAAGTGTAATTTAATATTGGGAAAGATTATATGTAACTTTTAGAAGCTAAAAAAAGAGAAATAATTCTAAAATTATTCTCTTCCTAATTCGTGTAAAAAGTTGTTTTTGCAGGAGTGATGTGTCTTAATTTTAAAAACATCATTGAAGTCATAATTGCATCATTTAGTGCATCATGTTTTCCAAGTTCTGGAATATCTAATTCTTTTAAAATTGTGTCAAATTTTAAATCAATAAATTCATATTCACTAGTTTTTTTTCTTGTTTTATAATACATTGAAGAAACTTCAATTGATTCATTTGGAAGTTTTATACCAATGAATTTTTTTGTATATTTTGATATCATTGCAATATCAAAATTTATGTAATATCCAACAATAGGTCGATTTCCAATAAATTCTAATAACTCTTTTATTGCTACTTCTGGTTCAACTGCATTTTCTAAATCTATAGGTCTAATATGATGAATTTTAATTGATTCAGCGGTTACATTTTTTGAAGGTTTAACAAAAATATTAAGAGTTTTTCTCATTAATATTTTATTTTCTTTTATTAAAACTGCACCAATTGAAAGTATTTCATCTTTTCTAGGACTAAGCCCAGTAGTTTCACAATCTAAGCATATATATTCATGTTCTTTAGGTTCATCAAATAGATATAGATATTTATCATCTTTTAGTTTTCTTTTATTCCAGCTTCTTAAAAAATTATCAAACATTACGAAATCTTATCAATTTTAAATGTGAAGTTAATGAATTTTTTAAAATCACTAACAATTTTGAAAGAATCTTTTAATAAATCTCTTTCAATTTTTCCTAAAGTATGAGTATCTATTTCATTTGTAATTTTTTTATTTTCTTGAACATATTCAAGTTGAGCTTTTAATCTTAATGTATTTACTACATCAAAAGCCTCTTGTAATTCTGCTGCTTGTTCTTTTTCTAGAACTTTTCTTTGCTCTAAAAGTTTTATTCTTTTAACTGTAGTTGTTTCTCTAATTCGCTCACGTAAAGCAAGTGATCTTATACCTTGAACTATTGGGAAAACAGCAGTTTTTTTAATATCAATATAATGTACTTTTGTCATAAAGTTTGCAATTGTACTTGGTGTATCAAAAGTTAGAGTGGCTTTTGCAAAATATGCCATAAACACATCTTTATCATGTAGCTTATAGAATAAATCATCTTTTAGATTAATTAATAAATCTTTATCTCCAGCAACTGCAAAAGAGTCAAAGAATATAGCTAAATCCATGTAGTTTTGCATATCTGGAGCTTCAATCCATCTTGCAGTTTCACTTTTATATTCACTAACAGTTTTACACCAAAATGGATTTGAAACCATAATATTACCTTCACATGGTGGATAACCAAAATCAATTAATGTTTCAGTGATTTTTTCCATAAAAGGTCTGTATTCATTAACATCAACTCCATCTTTAATTACTAGTGCATTATCTTGGTCAGTTTTCATGATTTGTTCATTTCTACCTTCACTTCCCATTACAATAAAACAAGCATTTTTTTGTAAGTCTTCTGGTAGAATTAATTTATATAGTTTCTTATAAACTTTTGTATTTAACTGTCCAATTAAATTTGATATGTGATTAACTTTTACACCTTTTGCATGTAAGGATTTGATTATATTTAGAAGGTCTTTACTTGCAGATTTTAACTCTTCAATATTTTTAGATTTTTTAATTTGTGTATCTACTACATAAGTATTATTTGCAAAATGAGATAAAACATCAATTTGCTCTAGTATTCCTAACATATCACCATTTGAGTTTACAACTCCAACTCTTTTGATATTTCTTTTTATTAATACTGAAAGTGCATCGAATAAATAGTCATCATTGAATACAGTCATTAATGGAAATATTGCAATATCACTAACTGGAATAGATAAATCTCTTCCTTCTAATAAAACTTTTACTTTTAAAAGAGAATCTGTAATAATTCCATATTCGTTATTATCACCTTTTATAAGAATTGTAGAAGTTTTATATTCCATTGATTTTTGAATTGCATCAATTAGTTTTGTATGTGGTTCTACAATACATGCATCATGTATTAATGAATCATCAACTTTTGCAATCATAAATGAAGACAATTCAGAAGTGTATTCTTTATCTTTTAATGTTTTTAATTTATTCACTAAATCTTTTAAGAAGAAATCTTTAAAGGCTTGATTCTCTTCTATTAGTTTTAAAAATGTATTTTTTTCTAATTCGTAACAAATTAGATCTTCATGTACTTTAAATGTATTTTTACATTCGCCATAAATAAGTGAGTTTGCATCAAAGGAGTCTTCTTGATGATAATCCATTACAATCTCATCATCACTGTATTCATATACAGTTCCCTTAATAATAATAAAAAAGTGGTTTGAGATTTTCTCCGGACTAATTAAAACAGAATCTTTCGCATAATAAGCAATATCCATGTGTTTTATACAAATATCAGATTGCTCTTGATTTAGAACTTCAAAGGGGTGGATGTTTGAAAGATAGGCTTCTTGATCTTGTAAACTCATATAGTGTCCTTGCAGTTAATATAATTTAATTATATATTAATAAAATGTAATATAAATGGAAT contains the following coding sequences:
- a CDS encoding acetate/propionate family kinase — protein: MLVFILNAGSSSLKYQLMNPVNKEVLAVGLCERIGIDGVLKHEFGEDQKVKLEVSMPTHKEAIELVLKTLTEGEGKVINSIDDIEAIGHRAVHGGEDFAGSVMVTDKVIDKMKELIPLAPLHNPANIMGMEICAQLMPGKPNVAVFDTAFHQTMPDYAYMYPLPYDQYTKNGVRKYGFHGTSHYFVSNEARNMLDKKHNTRIIVCHLGNGSSVSAIFDGKCIDTSMGLTPVQGLMMGTRSGDIGAGAIQYMMDTEKWDIQEMLNVLNKKSGIVGISGKSSDLREVLEGMEDGDDRCRLTVDMIAYIIKKYVGSYAAALDGVDALCFTGGIGENAALIREKVCAGLDYMGLNIDPTKNNKRSGEARDISTNGSSGRIFVIPTNEEYVIANDTYKIVSGISE
- the pta gene encoding phosphate acetyltransferase, with the protein product MGLIESIKEKAKLQLRTIVLPESEDERVLKAAQQVLDEKTANVVLIGNEETIKADAAACGAFIDGATIIDPKKFDKIDTYIDELVELRKKKGLSREEATEIMTTEPRFFGCMMVRLGDADGLVAGSNSPTADVLKAAIHVIKTAPGINTVSSAFIMETADGKFGDNGLILFADCAVIPEPNAEQLADIACATAATASSVVGLDPRVAMLSFSTKGSAKHPLVDKVQFAVDLLEERNVDFSFDGEMQADAAIVEAIGAKKAPGSEVAGKANVLVFPDLQSGNIGYKLVQRFAGAQAHGPVVQGLAKPVNDLSRGCSVEDIANLVAITATQIK
- a CDS encoding acetate/propionate family kinase; its protein translation is MLVFILNAGSSSLKYQLMNPETTEVLASGLCERIGIDGRLVHEANETKTKKDLDMPTHKEAIEIVLDVLTQGENKVINSIEDIDSIGHRVVHGGEYFSTSVLIDEDVVSKLKELIPLAPLHNPAHIIGIEICKELMPTKPNVAVFDTAFHQTMPASSFMYAVPYEDYKEHKVRKYGFHGTSHFYVSDQAKQMLNKEDSKVIVCHLGNGSSICAVRDGKSIDTSMGLTPLEGLMMGTRSGDLDPAVISYLMERKDMSANEMTNYLNKKSGLLGVSGISSDLREIIEAAANGDERANTTIDMKCNRIKKYICSYAGMLEGVDAICFTAGIGENADLIRERVCSGLEFMGVEIDNEKNQVRNDQNREINKETSKTKIFVIPTNEELVIAKDTYNLTKA
- a CDS encoding 3'-5' exonuclease, coding for MFRIINNYFSKKRLKDQNYSYLFDKPHEDEYVCFDCETTGLDPKKDDIISIGAVIIKNNVVISSKKFVRFVKPKTKLQADAIKIHHIRECDLEDADDINNVIEEFIDYIGNRTLVGYFLEFDISMVNKYLKPKIGIKLPNKALEVSEIYYDYKIEKIPQANIDLRFDTIMEDLDIPVMGKHDAYNDALMTSLIFIKLKNLPKVKIK
- a CDS encoding putative nucleotidyltransferase substrate binding domain-containing protein encodes the protein MSILEQKTFLTSIHPFEHLNKVQLETFAENIDIVYFKKNEILQKQGSEPTHLYFVLKGIVQETLNDEVLSIFSKNEIFDPISLVENYSKHTFITAQETICYSLPREIFIKTLHENTELESFFFQTISQKLNNHINQEKNKDMANIMVAKIKDAQIHPAVIIDTEKTIFEAATIIKKEKVPTVLLKDQDGEMYIVTDSDFRQKVILNRMDFDDKIVKIASKGLVYVNENDFLFNAQLIMAKHGLKRVVVKNNKGEIIGILDQISLSSFFATNTFAVSNEIVKAETVDELKAASHSFMKIIKSLNAKGVKIEFISKLINQLNRKLLNKLYNILAPIQLQGKSCLVVMGSEGRGEQVLKTDQDNALIIDDDCEITDEELQTFTNKFTDTLVDFGFPRCEGNIMVSNPYWCRRKSDFKDLIYSWVNEPNPDNLMNVAIFYDSVCASGDIDIILELKEYLFKAGADSQAFKSNFAKVIMNFDVPLGFFDGFVFDSANNDHKNELDIKKGGIFILVQSVRALSLEKKLFNTNTNKRIKVLTEQGVFDDEFAQELIMAFNFLSNLKLKSNLEKLDKNEVIDNYINPDNLNTMQKDLLKDSFKIINKLKKKLEYHFKLNYV